In Platichthys flesus chromosome 20, fPlaFle2.1, whole genome shotgun sequence, a single genomic region encodes these proteins:
- the mrpl58 gene encoding peptidyl-tRNA hydrolase ICT1, mitochondrial: MAAPGVRQCYLLRRIAGINVIPRQIKPSTVLAGDTNNPLQTSVRFASRDSEDTQDTQVHIPVERLTVSYSRSSGPGGQHVNKVSTKAEVRFHVKTADWIQDDVRQKIFDKNQNRINKAGELLVTSELSRSQHRNLSDCVQKISAIVAEASKKPREPTAEDVAVRAARLEKRNKERLKQKKIHSTIKHSRRVDFD, encoded by the exons ATGGCGGCGCCCGGAGTGCGACAGTGTTATTTACTTCGTCGCATCGCAGGAATAAACGTGATTCCACGGCAGATCAAACCTAGCACCGTTTTAGcaggagacacaaacaaccCGTTACAGACGAGTGTTCGGTTTGCGAGCCGAGactcagaggacacacag gacACTCAAGTGCACATTCCAGTGG AGCGTCTGACAGTGTCTTACAGCAGAAGCAGTGGTCCTGGCGGTCAACATGTCAATAAAG TCAGCACAAAAGCTGAGGTTCGATTCCATGTGAAAACAGCTGACTGGATCCAAGATGACGTGCGACAGAAAATCTTTGATAAG AACCAAAACCGCATCAATAAGGCCGGAGAGCTGCTGGTCACCTCCGAGCTGAGCAGGAGTCAGCACAGAAACCTCTCAGACTGTGTCCAGAAGATTTCCGCCATTGTCGCCGAAGCTAGCAAGAAACCACGTGAGCCAACAGCAGAAGACGTAGCCGTTAGGGCGGCCAG GTTAGAGAAGAGGAACAAGGAGCGACTCAAACAGAAGAAGATTCACTCAACAATCAAGCACAGCAGACGAGTGGATTTTGACTGA